Part of the Streptomyces sp. NBC_00457 genome, ACACCCTCGACGACGCCTTCGAGGGTGATGTGATGGCCGCCCGTGATCTGCTGACCCTGGACGATCCGTGGAACGACTGATCCTGGACACCGGAGTATTGATCGCGGTCGAGCGCCGGAAAGTCCTTCTCGACCATGTGCTCGCGGACGATGACGACCCGGTGATCGCCGCCATCACGGCGGCGGAGTTGCTCCAGGGCGTCGAACTGGCGGACGACACTAACCGGCTTGCCCGCCAGTCATTCGTTGACGCCATCCTCGCCACGATTCCGGTCGAGGAGCACACCGTGGACATAGCGCGGGCTCATGCGCGGCTGCTCGCCCACGTACGCAGGGCCGGCCAGCCCAGGGGAGCCCACGATCTGATCATCGCGGCAACCGCCCTGACCACCGCACGCACAGTGGTCACCTACGACAAGCGAGCGCGCTTCGACGACCTTCCCGGTGTTCGTGTACGTCGGTTGTGACGGGCACGGGCGATTGGCAGTTGGTAAGTGCGCCTGTCTCGGCCGCTGGCTGCCCACGGCGCTCACCTGTGTACTGCTGGCGGGGGCGCTCGAGCCCTCCCAGACCTACGTACCAGGACTGAGGCATGTCGATCGCCATTACCGGAGCGACCGGGCAGCTTGGCCGGCTGGTTGTGGAGGAGTTGCTGCGGCGCGGAGTGGCGTCGCAGGACATCGTCGCCACCGGGCGGAACACCGGCCGGCTGGCAGATCTGGCCGAGCGGGGCGTTCGCGTGCGGCGGGCCGACTTCGCCGATTCCGGGAGTCTCGTCCAGG contains:
- a CDS encoding PIN domain-containing protein; its protein translation is MERLILDTGVLIAVERRKVLLDHVLADDDDPVIAAITAAELLQGVELADDTNRLARQSFVDAILATIPVEEHTVDIARAHARLLAHVRRAGQPRGAHDLIIAATALTTARTVVTYDKRARFDDLPGVRVRRL